The genomic window CCTTATATGGAAAATTCTCTGTAAATAAATCACTTTCCATAAGGTTTTTATTCATTCAGATGACTCAGATACGTTGTGGGTCGCTTCAGAATTATACAAAAATTTTAAGTAATTACGCTAAGTATTACCTATGTAAAAGAAGAGCACTAGGGATTGGAGTACGACGAGAACGTGTTAACTAGATACAAGCTAATGTTCCCCTCTACGTCTTCGAACACTGGTGGGAATTACTCCAAGAGGAGAATGCTAAGACCAAGTACAAGCCAAAGGAGTTCAACAACTTTTTAGCATTCCTACACTTGTTCTTACCCTACAGAGCAATTAAGCGCACTCGCAGAAATAATCCCAACAAGCCTAATGGGAAAGAGTAAGGAACATAAACTTCCCTGAAGCGAGTGACGAACTTGAATTAGATGATGGGAATAAGCACAATAAGAGGAGGACAATACGTTGTAGCAAAATGGGGTAAAGGGAGGGATTCAAAGTTCCTCAAGATCGAAGTAGTTATGGAGAAGGACGAGTTCAAGATAGTGAACGCTGAGGTGACGAGCAATGATTGATTCAGCAGTTAACACAGTGAAGGACTTGAAGTAGCAAGGTAAGGAAAAGAGGTTCTATGGTGGTAAGGCTTACGATACTAACGAGGTTCTTGGTGTTGTAGTTCCTCCTAGGATATCAGACTTGGTCATCCTGTTAGGCGTAAAGCTGTAAGTTTAAGAGGTTGGGTTGTGAACGTTGGAGGGACGAGAAGGGTTATGGTCATAGGTGGTTGAGTCCTTGTTCTCCGCGTACTTTTGGTGAGTCTGTAAGGGCTATAAGTTTTGCCGGTCAAGTTGTTGATGCTAAGCTCAAGTTTTGGGCTTACGCCTGGATAACATGGCTAACCTTGTTGTTGGTAGAGCAAAAGGAGTCGAGGTTAGGCCTTAACATAGTAAAATTTTGAAAGATCTATTATTTTCTATAGAAAGTATATTTTTACCGTATCATTCTGCTGAAATATATTGAACAAACCCACAAAGCATCGAAGATAAAAAACTTTTTATTTGTTATATACAGTAGGCTGTGTTGAAGATGTCTTATGTATTGATTAGGGCTCCAAATATTTTTATGAAAAATTGCATAGGTGGAGCTGAATATGTTACGCTTAATTGGTTAAAAAGATTCAAAAAGATAAGGTATGAAATTGTACCAGACATAGATTCAGTCTATCTAGATTTATGCATAAATAAAAGGTTTAAAAAGGACGATGTCTTAGAAATTATTGATAAATTAAACTTACCTGTAAATAATACAATTTTAGATTATTATTTGGATTGTAAATTACACAATAATAACGCTTATATATTTAAAAAAATATTGGATAATGAAATTGTATTGGATACGAAGATTGGTTCAGATATGCTTATACCTCAATTTTTTAAAAAGCATATTTTAGACTTTGTAAATGGAAGACCAGCTGGATATGATTTTTTATATTATTCACTAAAATATTCTAAAAAATATATTGGCGTACTTCAAGCTATGGGCGATATACCCCTAAGCTTAAAATTCTATATTTATCACTTTAAAGGATTGCTAAATTATCTTGAAAGCTCTAAAGAGTTTATATCCTTATTAGCCAATGTTATAAAGCAAAAAACGTGGAGACGAGCCTTAATTCGTAGTAAAGATAAGGTACATATTTTAACTCCCTCAAAAGGTGCAATTAAGAAAGTTGGACTAGATAAGTTAGATTATACAGTTATTTTCCCTTATGTAGGATTAGATAGTACAATTTTAAACTATGCATGCAAAAATAAAGATACTTATGCAGTGTTTTTTGCAAGACCCTCTAGAATTAAGGGAATTCTTGAGGCAATTAAAATTTTTAAAATGGCTAGGGAAAATGGATACTTACAGAAATTATATATTATTGGAGGTAATTTGAATGATGTTACTTCAAAATATAAGGGTGAAACTGATGTAGTAAGTCTTGGGAGGATTAGTAAAGGCGAGGTATATAGGATCCTAAGTAAAGCACAAGTAAATATTTATCCATCTATATCTGACGCATTTGGTATAACTATCTTGGAATCCTTAGGTGTTTGTACTCCAGTAGTCATGTATTATAATGAAGCTAATTATGAATATTTTTCAAAGTCTAAGCTTGTAAGAATAGTTAAGCCGTTTAATAAATATGAATTCTTAAATAAAATAAAAGAGGTGAGAAGTAGCATGGAAATGGACGAATATACACGTAATCTTGTTCAGTCTCATTTAGACTGGAATAGGGTAGTTAATAATGTAGAGGAGCGTTTACTTACTATCTTGGATAATATTAGATGAATTTTATAAATATTCGTTAAAATTATATTTGGAAAAAGGTATTGATAATTATTCTTGTACGCTATCTTTATCTTTTTGACGTAGCTGTCGTTGTTAGTTCTAGGAGTATAAGATTAGTTATACGGTTTTTCTCTACACTTTCATTTCAATCATTTTATTAATCATGCTCGAGTGTAGGGACTTAGCCGTTAATCTCGCAGTCATTCTTTATCGTGTGTGGATCATGGGACTCCTTAGAGCCTAACGGCACGGGGCCCACATCTCCGTAATTTGAGCATAGCCCACATCGGTGTGAGAGTTCATCCTTTATCAATAAAGGTTCATTATAAACGAGAATAAAAAATATTTCCATTGTCATGAAGAGTGTGTTCAACAATTTAGATTATTTGAAACTTATTCATAGATCAACATAAGATCCGATGTTATCAACGCTATTAAGGAAGTTTATAAATTTCGTAGTCACACATTGCAATGTAGAAGAGAGTTCTACAATGAACTCTATGGGCAATGTGAGGGGGGAGTATAAGTTCAATGAAGGCTTATCATGTCGTGGTTGGCTCCCTAACCTAGGCGTGGGGCAGGGAGAATGGGGACTAGAAGTTAAATTATGAAACCTAAATGATAATCCGACCCCTAAGTTCACCATTGACGATTAGCAAAAAGTAACTAAATAGTAAATAGAGGTAAGCCGTTGTCAACAGTTTCAGACAAACCGTGAAGTTTAAATACTTTGCGTGTACATTTAATTGTGAAGTGAACCCACACCTCACATCTAGGTCCTGCCCCAGATGTTTCCCGAAAGGTTGGCAGGACTTTTAGGTGTGGGTTCGCACTAGACCTCAAGACGTGCGGGTTTCCCACATCCTCACGGATGTGGGTTGGGGTTATCCCGCTAAGGGGTATGAACGGGTTTACCCGGGACTCTGGTGAAGCCCAAGGGCTGAGAATTAGATACAAATTCATGAAAATTCAATGAAGCCCAAACCCACTAAGTAAGAAGTAAGTTATTAATATATTAATTTACTTCCTTCATATTACTAATCATCTTACTTTTGCCTTTATCTCTTTCCGTCTTGTATTCCTAATTAAGGCAGACACTAAAGTTAATAGCTTTCAGCTAATGACTCACCATTAAATCCTAGTCTAAGAACTTTCTGGAAATGCTAGAGCTCTTAACTCTCAGAAGTCCCATTAATCGGCTATGGAAATAAAAACGTATTCGTAATTGCCTGGATTTTGAGTTTTGCAGTAAGTGAAAATAACAGCCATCCTCTTCTTCATTTTTAAAGATTACTAATATCAGCTCGTGTTAATTCTTAGACTGTAACTCTTTCACGTAACTACTCATTTTTTAAATACAGTTTTGAATACATTTATATAGGTGTTTTCCTCGAGGGATATGATCCCTTAAGCCAGTGGCTGAATTAGAAGTAAGGAAAAGTTACGTCACGAGTAAACACTATTACTACTCTACAGTTGATAGAAAAACGTGTTAAACGTAAATCAGTTTCTTACTCTCTTCCCCTTCATCTCCTACCGTAAACGATCTTATACTCATCCCCGCTCAGAGCCGGTACGTAGTACTTCCTCTTAAAGTATTTCAAGACCACTTTAGTCCTAGTCTCAGCCTTTATAAACGAAATGGGGTGGAGTAACGCGTTCCTTACAGTGTTTCTAACCAAATCACCCCTTGTCATAAACCTGATCACAAAACTCCTCTCCCTCAACAAGTGTGGTATAATCTCTATGTTTTCTCTACCGTGGAGTTCAACAGCTATTTGCTTAACGTAGTCTAACCACTCCCCGCTTTTCATCACCCTCCCCTCAGCTCCTTCGATGTCCATCTTCACTACTGAGAACTTGCCTAAAGAGTTCACACTAACACTATCAACCTCGACCCCGCTTTCTCCAATCCTCGAGCCAGTCCCCTCATCAACAATCTTTAGTTTAACACCGTCAACATCATATAAAGCTTTGTTCACCAAAACAACGTTCTTTAAATTGTTTATCTCCACGTTTTCCTTCAACAGTTTGAAAGCCCAAGGTAAAGGTTCAACGGCAACTACTTCCTTAGCCTTCCTAGCCACCTTTACGGTGAAATCCCCAATAAATGCGCCCGCATCAAGCACAGTGTCCATATCCTTAACTTTCAAGAAGTCCCATTCAGCAGCTATGAAAGTAGCGTAATAAACGTATTCGTAACCCTCCGGGACTTTCAGCTTAGTCTTGCCATATGTGAAAATCATGAAGACGGCCTCTCTCCTTTAAAATACTTATTTTCGCCTTTTAATAAATATTATCAGGCTGTGGACGGAAAAACTCACTGCATAAAATTCTCACCTTAATCGACTATCAGTTACTTATTAACTTTCTCTTCCCTCACTCAATTAATTACCTTTAATAGCGAGGCTATAAACTTTAGCTTAGAAGGTAAAAAAGACTCTATTAACCTCACCTCTTCAGTAGAAATTATCTTAAATAACTTAAAAAGAACGATAACCGAGAGAAGCAAAAGGAGGTCGAGGTAGGGAGGATCTACGAAAACTTCATAAAGAGCTATTAAAGGCATTGCAGTCAGTAGTATGCCCTCCCTTTTACCCAAAATAAATGTTGAAGTCCTTAAAGCATACACAAGGATAAAAGAAGAGGAGATAACGGCGACTATTACTTGGGAAATTGCTCCCCCCATTATCCCAATTCTTGGAATTAGAAGGAAGGAAGTCAGTAAGACTACACTAGCATTAAGCAGTGAAAGGAATAAAAAGGGCCTTAAAGACTTCTTAGCAGCTATTATGAAGTTCGTTAGAGAGTTTATAGGAAAAGGTAGGGTTGTAGCTAAAAGGAGTAGGATCAAAACTCTTATACCCTCAGTGTAGTCTGGGAAAAACCTTTCCACGACCAGGATAGCAACAGGTATTGAAATAATTACTGACAGAAAGGAGATTAAGGCTAGGACGCGAAAAGAAATTGAAGACATCTTCTTTTCGTCACTACCTAAAGCCTTATAGAATGAGGCAGTAGGTAAGAGGACTCCTCCTAAAGCCCCTAAAACCATTGCAGGAACCCCAGCTACTAATGCAGAAAATTGGTATAAGCCTAGATAGTAAGAGCCTAACAAATAGGCTGTTGTCACTCTGTCCCCTTGCGATGAGAGGAAAGTAGCTGAAGAAGACAAGTAGAGAGGTAAGCCTTCCTTGAAGTGCTTAAACAGAAATGCAAAGTCTAGAGAAGGTAAGACTAGCCCCACTTTTCTAGACAGAAAAGAGTAGTTAAGGAGGACTGAGAGTACTCCTCCCAAAATCCATATTTCTACGAATAAGTAAATGTTGTGAGAGAGAACAGCGATAATTGAAATCCCCCATCTTATGATTAGAAAAAGGTTCCCAGTTATTGCTGTCTCAGTAAACATGTCCATCCCTATCATTATAGCAACTAGGACATTATTCAGAAGGTAGAGAAAGAGATAAGGGATCGCTAACTTAACGTAATTTGGGAAAAGTAGGAAGATTAGAAAAACTGGTATAGCGAGGAAAGGGAATGAGAGGAACTTTCCCACAACCCCTTTATTTACCTCCTTCTTTGCGTAAAGGTAAGATATTTCCCTTGTTATTACCTGATGTGGGATAAAGTAAAAGAACGTAAAAGTAACTACTTCAAGAAGTTGAATTATTGCAACTTTCCCAAAGAACGCTGGATTAGAAATTTTTGCAGTGACTATGAAGAAGATTAAGGCGATTAGGACATTAGTTGCGGTTACGCTGAGGCTCTTCAACGCGTTCTTTATAGGATTCATCCAATTTAGTTCTTTGAGAAGAAATATTAAAGCTTTTGATAGCACTCTACAATTAGATTATTAAAATAGAGTAAAGTATAGTTGATCTCCTTGATTTCTATGAGTTTATAATTTGAGGTTTTTCCATCTACTATTACTTTAAACACTTCTTGTCTTAATTATATAAATATTCTTACTTGATGTTATACAAATAAACATTGAAATGGAAAAGTTAGTTGATTTTTTCGCAATAAAATAGCTTTGCTTTGCCTACTTGCCATCTTTCCTTACATCTGTATTTTAGCTCCCCTAGTTTTGATAACAATTTTTTGTGTGGAACTTTAGATATATAAGGATGAGATTCTACAAAAATCTTCTCAAAAGGTAGACTATCAACGTTTAAGAGTATGTCTGCTTCGCAACCTTCACAATCCATCTTCAGAAGATAAGGATCTTTAGCCATCTTCAAAACGTCACGAAATGAGATTAATGGGACTTCAACATCCCCTTGATCTTTTATCGAAAATACTTATGATTCATCAACGTTAATACTTGACGGAACCTTAACTTTACCTTCTTTAGAAGCTACACCAGCGTTAATTAGGGTGATTCTATCGTCCAGGTTGTTTATTTTAACGTTTTGTAACGCTATCCTATAAATTGACGGTAAAGGTTCGAAAGCGTAAATGTGAGAGGCCCCTTTTAATGCAAAGTATATTGCGGAATCACCTATATTAGCCCCAATGTCTATTACGTCACCTTGAATCTCAGTATTATATTGCTCTAGAACAAAAGTCTCATATAATGAAAAGTTAATTGGTTCAATAAACCTCACATTATATTTTGGGGAGTACCACTCTTGTGATTTTTAACAAATCCAGAGGCTGATAATAGAACTGAGAGATAACTGTCTTGGATTATTAGGTTGTCGTCATAAAATAGTTTATTATCTTTAATATTAAATCTTGTAAGTTAGAAGTTATAGTCTTGAACCAAAGTAACTAATGCTGTAACACAGTCTAGTATACATATAACTTCCTCTTTTTTGCCTCTCAAAATTACTGGTATTTGATTTTCTCCATTTTTAACCTTAATTATTACGTTAAACCAGTTCTTGTAAACTTTTCTATAACCGTAAATCCTTTGCAAAGTGTAAAAGATATCCATTACTACTTTGTATGTGGTAACGTTATATAAATGTTTTTAAATAAAGAAAGTAGTTAGTTTAACTCATAAAATCGTTAGGTGAATCTGGATTGCTTAAAATAACATTTGTTACTAACAGAATTGCGCTTACTGGAGGCTTTTATTATCTCTTTATAATTACAAATAGGCTTTATGAGAAAGGTTATGAAGTCAAAATTGTAGCCCCAGGTGGTAAACCATGGTTCTTTCCTCAGAATAAAGTAGAGATTATATACCCAGATGAGAGAAAGATTAGGATTTTTAAATTACTTGGAAAATTATTAAGCTTAAAGTATAAAAGTGTTAGCAATTTCTCCGGATTAGACTACATAAGGGCTGTAGGCTGGAAATATGGATTTGACGTAGATATTACATCTGAAATGTCTAAGATTATTCCGGAATCAGATCTTGTAATAGTAGGCGAATTATTTCCTTACATCTGGGTATTTGAATCAAGAAAGTTTAAGAAAATAGCTTTATTTCCTCAAGGTTATCCCTCACACAGGGTATTCTATGAGAAAAGTATTAGGAATTTACTTCTATACATGGTAAGATACGACTATTATATTTCCCTAACTAAGATAGAAGCGGATATGGTTAAATCAATAAATCCCTACAAGCACACCAAGTATTTTATCGTAAATGCTGGAGTAGATTTAGATTTATTTAAGGCTGGAAGTGAAAATAGAGAGAATATTATAATGGTAATTCTTAGGGATGAACCTATAAAAAATCCAGACCTAGCCATAAGAACGTTAAATATAGTTTCACAAAGAGAGAAAATAAAAGTTGTATTTGTAATTAATAATGTTAATTTAATTAAAAAATATAAGTTAAATTTTGATTATGAAATTTATTATAGGATTCCATATGAGAAGCTAGCAGAGCTATATAGGAAAGCAAAAGTATTTTTATATACTTCTAGGTTAGAGGGCTTTTCGCTACCTCCGTTAGAAGCTATGGCTAGTGGTACCGCAGTTGTATCAACTGATAACATAGGAATAAGAGAATACGCAATAAATGGTTATAATTGCTTACTTGACAAGGAACATAACGAGGAAAATCTAGCTAATTACGTCTTGGAGTTACTAAGAAACGATAAGCTGAGAGGAAAAATAGTTAAGAACGGCTTAGAAACAGCTAAAAAGTTCTCTTGGGAGAATATAACTGAAAAATGGATAAATATGCTAAATAGAATAGAGGAAGATCTAAAATGAAGATAGGAGTATTTGAACCAATACCAGTAAATTTATCGATAATTGGGGGAGGAGGAGTAGTATTGCGAAATGTTTTAGCTATTTTAAAAAAGAGAGGATATATAGTCCATTTGTTTTCTCCGTTTACTGACAAAGCTACCTCGACCTTATTATCCAATGTAACAGATAAAATTATATCATTCAACTTTAAGAAATTACAAAACGATTTATTAATTTACGGTATAGCTAGGTTATCTACTATATTATTTTATCTTCTTCATAATTTTTTCAATTATTCGTATGATTATACAATATGTAATACATATGATAATTTAATTGGAAGTTTTGATTTAGGTTATGTACATTTTCCAGCACGTAAATATTTCAGCCTAAAGGATATCAAAAAGGTAAAAAGCATCACAGAATTGATAGATTTTATTACCTCTGCGAAGTTTGGTGAAAGCACTCGTATTATAGCGGCGAATTCGAGTTTTACGATGAAGCGTCTTAAGGAAAAAATTAATCGTTCAGCAATCGTATTGTATCCTCCCGTAAAAATTGTAGAGTGCGAAAACGTTAACGAAAAAGATGATTTAGTAGTAAGTGTAGGGCGGATAGTTAGAGATAAAAATTACGATTTAGTAATTAACGTTGCTAAAAATTTTTCACAATTGAAATTTATCATAATTGGAAGAGTTCAAGACTCAAAATACTATAATGAACTATTATCTAGGTCTCCATCTAATGTTTATTTTCTAACTAACGCTAGTGAGGAGGACAAAAGGAAAATCTTATGTAAAGCCAAGGTTATTTTTCATGCTAAAATTGATGAGCCCTTTGGGATATCTGTAGTTGAAGGAATGAGTGCTGGTGCAGTTCCAGTAGTCCATAAGAGTGGGGGTACATGGCTTGACATAGTGGAAGGAGGGAGATACGGTTATGGGTATCTCACAGAGGAAGAAGCAATAGAAGCTCTTAAACAAGCGTTAAGTGACTATAGTTTAAGGAGAGAAGTTGTAGAAAAAGCAAAGTTGTTCGATGTCAAAAATTTCGAGGATAATTTTCTTAAAATAACAAACTTATAAACTCTGCAGTTATGCGATTGAAATTCAGCTACTAAACTTTTTGCCTTCTTAACTAACTGTCTATTAAATACACTAAGTTCCAAAGACATAAAAGGCTAGAGGGAAGAATTCTAATCAAGAAATATTACGCTACCATTTTTGTGGGATTATGCGTAATAAATTCTTACACAATGATTCGGTTGAGTAATTCTCTATTACGTATTCTCTCAAATTTTCGTAACTCCTTTTTAGCCTTATTTGGGTTAACAAGCTAATGTAATCGTCAATATTATTAGCATCTAGTACTACATAAACACCATCGAGTTGTTGATAATTAATTATTCCCTCTACGCCCTTCTTAGTAGTTATTATCGGTCTACCGTAAGCCATGCATTCAAGGACTTTAGTCTTTATCCCGGTCCCTGTAGTTAAAGGAATAAAGCATATGTCAGCCTCTTTATAATACTCGTTCAGAGAGGGGACTTCGCCCACGAACTTTACATTAGGTGGGTAATTAGCGAATAACTCTTTCCCATCACCAACTATTATAAACTCCACGTCTTTCACTCTCTCTGCAACTTTTAAAATAATTTTAACAGCTTCATAATTTTGAATAGAATGCAAGTTCCCTACAAAAATGGCTCTCCTAACCCTCTCGTTAGGTACTTCATAAAATGGGATATTCTCTATGTCAATTGAGTGCCTCACTACCATTACCTTTCGCTTATTCCTAGTGTATTTCCTAAAAATCTGGGCGTCATCTTCAGAGACTGCTATTACAACGTCTGAAAGCTTAGTTGAGAGTGAGTCTAACAAGCCTCCTATCACTCTGCGGAAGATGAAGTTCTTTATACCCTTTAAGCCCTTGGAAACTTCTACTATAGAGCCGTGTGTGTCGTAAATTACGTTCTTCCTTAGAAGCTTGGCCGTTATTATAAAAGGAAGGAAAATAGAGCCCTCAACAACTACTTTATCGTGGGATTTAATCAGTTTGATCGAGAAAAGTGATTTAAATATTATTTTTACTGCATAAGAGAAATAATTTTTACCGATCTCAACATTTATAAACTCCTTATTATTACTGGCTTTAGAGTTGACGAATTGTATTACAGTTGCTTCATGTTCTTTAGATAAGCACTTATAAATTGTCGAAACCCTTATTAAATACCCGTTTTTCGGGTCGTTAATATCGCCGAACGCTACTAGGAGTACTTTCATTAATGTAGATGTGATAAAGTTTATTAATAAATTTGCGTATGAGTAAACGTGTCCATTAGATTGTTTAATAAGGAGTACCTTCTGTACTTAATCCCTTTAATAACTTCCGTTATAGAGTGGTATATTCTTAATCATAACAGTATTCCTCCAGCTTATCCTATAATTCCAAACTCGGTAGAAAGGCAATGGACGTTTAGCATAATGGCTGGTTCCTCGTTTACTGGTATATTGTATTTACTAGTAGGTTTTCCGTTAGATGTACTTAACCTTTATTTAGGCGTTCCAGTTACCCTAACTTCTACTTTATGGAACTTCTTTACTTTTGAGGTACTCTTTTTGGGAGTTTTCTTTTCCTCAAAATACTTCCTTAAAAAATACTTTAATGCTTCTGGTATTCTTCTCTATTTTATCCCTACTTTAGCCTCTATACCAGTTCCAATAACCTGGTACACCGTGTCTGGGGTAATATACTTTTACCCTGGGGTTTATGCGTTAACCTTAGCTTTGTTAGATTACTCTTTAGATATTGAGGGGAAATTAACGTTAAAACAAGCTTTACTACGCTCTATGATTGCTTCACTCGGAGTCACTTTAGACTTTACTGATCCTAGAGGAATACTTTATGGTATATTGACCTTCTTTATCTTTTCCCTCTATTTCATGGTGTTAAAAAGAGGGAAGAGATTACTTTATTTGAAAGAATGGGCTAAGGTCTTCTTCCTAGGTGTAGTTTTCTTTGCATTACTAAACTCTAGTACTATTATTTATACGGAATTCATAAAGCCTTACATACCATTAGTTGGAAGCTCAACTGTATATAACCAGTTGGGAATAGCTTTACAACATGTGTCGCCTTTCTACACATTAACTGGAATAATGTATTGGTTAGGAGCTAATTATTATATTTCACATTATCATGCGAATTTAATTCTAGGAGTAATAAGTACAGTAATAGGTCTTACAGCATTATTAATAAGAAAGCCCATAACAATTTTCCTAGGGATTATAATTCTTGCTGTGGTCACTTATAATTACTACGGGGTTACTACGTTAGGATATTATTTAGCACAAACTCCTTATGTTGGGTACTTAGTTTACTTATACCCTACTTATTTGCCCTCATATTTCTTTGTAGCCCCGTTTTACATTTTAGTCTCTTTTGCTTTATTCATGATAGGTAAATATTTATATAGGGGAAAACGCGTCATAACAAAGAGCGTAAAAACGTTACCCATTTTGTTCCTTTTAATTTCTCCTTTTATCTCTTTTTATTCTCCGATAGCATTTTCCATAGAATCTTATCACACAACTCCTCCACCTAATGCTGTGATAGATAGTATTAACTTAATCTCGCGTAATGATTCCGGTATAGTCTTAGTGTTAGGAAACTCTACCTTAGCAGGTTTTTACTCCGGTTTACCGTCGATGCTCTCCCCTGCCTTCTATGGCTACATGAATTTTATTTGGAACTGCTTACCAGAAGCCGTAAATGCAGCGAGGTTTTTATCGTACTTCGGTATACAGT from Acidianus infernus includes these protein-coding regions:
- a CDS encoding glycosyltransferase family 4 protein, giving the protein MLKITFVTNRIALTGGFYYLFIITNRLYEKGYEVKIVAPGGKPWFFPQNKVEIIYPDERKIRIFKLLGKLLSLKYKSVSNFSGLDYIRAVGWKYGFDVDITSEMSKIIPESDLVIVGELFPYIWVFESRKFKKIALFPQGYPSHRVFYEKSIRNLLLYMVRYDYYISLTKIEADMVKSINPYKHTKYFIVNAGVDLDLFKAGSENRENIIMVILRDEPIKNPDLAIRTLNIVSQREKIKVVFVINNVNLIKKYKLNFDYEIYYRIPYEKLAELYRKAKVFLYTSRLEGFSLPPLEAMASGTAVVSTDNIGIREYAINGYNCLLDKEHNEENLANYVLELLRNDKLRGKIVKNGLETAKKFSWENITEKWINMLNRIEEDLK
- a CDS encoding glycosyltransferase family 4 protein, coding for MKVLLVAFGDINDPKNGYLIRVSTIYKCLSKEHEATVIQFVNSKASNNKEFINVEIGKNYFSYAVKIIFKSLFSIKLIKSHDKVVVEGSIFLPFIITAKLLRKNVIYDTHGSIVEVSKGLKGIKNFIFRRVIGGLLDSLSTKLSDVVIAVSEDDAQIFRKYTRNKRKVMVVRHSIDIENIPFYEVPNERVRRAIFVGNLHSIQNYEAVKIILKVAERVKDVEFIIVGDGKELFANYPPNVKFVGEVPSLNEYYKEADICFIPLTTGTGIKTKVLECMAYGRPIITTKKGVEGIINYQQLDGVYVVLDANNIDDYISLLTQIRLKRSYENLREYVIENYSTESLCKNLLRIIPQKW
- a CDS encoding FkbM family methyltransferase produces the protein MIFTYGKTKLKVPEGYEYVYYATFIAAEWDFLKVKDMDTVLDAGAFIGDFTVKVARKAKEVVAVEPLPWAFKLLKENVEINNLKNVVLVNKALYDVDGVKLKIVDEGTGSRIGESGVEVDSVSVNSLGKFSVVKMDIEGAEGRVMKSGEWLDYVKQIAVELHGRENIEIIPHLLRERSFVIRFMTRGDLVRNTVRNALLHPISFIKAETRTKVVLKYFKRKYYVPALSGDEYKIVYGRR
- a CDS encoding glycosyltransferase, producing the protein MKIGVFEPIPVNLSIIGGGGVVLRNVLAILKKRGYIVHLFSPFTDKATSTLLSNVTDKIISFNFKKLQNDLLIYGIARLSTILFYLLHNFFNYSYDYTICNTYDNLIGSFDLGYVHFPARKYFSLKDIKKVKSITELIDFITSAKFGESTRIIAANSSFTMKRLKEKINRSAIVLYPPVKIVECENVNEKDDLVVSVGRIVRDKNYDLVINVAKNFSQLKFIIIGRVQDSKYYNELLSRSPSNVYFLTNASEEDKRKILCKAKVIFHAKIDEPFGISVVEGMSAGAVPVVHKSGGTWLDIVEGGRYGYGYLTEEEAIEALKQALSDYSLRREVVEKAKLFDVKNFEDNFLKITNL
- a CDS encoding lipopolysaccharide biosynthesis protein, giving the protein MNPIKNALKSLSVTATNVLIALIFFIVTAKISNPAFFGKVAIIQLLEVVTFTFFYFIPHQVITREISYLYAKKEVNKGVVGKFLSFPFLAIPVFLIFLLFPNYVKLAIPYLFLYLLNNVLVAIMIGMDMFTETAITGNLFLIIRWGISIIAVLSHNIYLFVEIWILGGVLSVLLNYSFLSRKVGLVLPSLDFAFLFKHFKEGLPLYLSSSATFLSSQGDRVTTAYLLGSYYLGLYQFSALVAGVPAMVLGALGGVLLPTASFYKALGSDEKKMSSISFRVLALISFLSVIISIPVAILVVERFFPDYTEGIRVLILLLLATTLPFPINSLTNFIIAAKKSLRPFLFLSLLNASVVLLTSFLLIPRIGIMGGAISQVIVAVISSSFILVYALRTSTFILGKREGILLTAMPLIALYEVFVDPPYLDLLLLLSVIVLFKLFKIISTEEVRLIESFLPSKLKFIASLLKVIN
- a CDS encoding glycosyltransferase, with product MSYVLIRAPNIFMKNCIGGAEYVTLNWLKRFKKIRYEIVPDIDSVYLDLCINKRFKKDDVLEIIDKLNLPVNNTILDYYLDCKLHNNNAYIFKKILDNEIVLDTKIGSDMLIPQFFKKHILDFVNGRPAGYDFLYYSLKYSKKYIGVLQAMGDIPLSLKFYIYHFKGLLNYLESSKEFISLLANVIKQKTWRRALIRSKDKVHILTPSKGAIKKVGLDKLDYTVIFPYVGLDSTILNYACKNKDTYAVFFARPSRIKGILEAIKIFKMARENGYLQKLYIIGGNLNDVTSKYKGETDVVSLGRISKGEVYRILSKAQVNIYPSISDAFGITILESLGVCTPVVMYYNEANYEYFSKSKLVRIVKPFNKYEFLNKIKEVRSSMEMDEYTRNLVQSHLDWNRVVNNVEERLLTILDNIR